From Brassica rapa cultivar Chiifu-401-42 chromosome A06, CAAS_Brap_v3.01, whole genome shotgun sequence:
TTTGTCAGTAGAATCGAATGTTCCGTAGACCTGGAAAAAAATCGAATGTTCTGTAGACTTTTGTATCAATttatattaacttttaaatgGTTATTTACATACCTCATGGTTTGTTGTAACTAACAAAGTctctattttgttaaaaaaatttaagattcaGAATCAATTAAGCTGAGAGTTAGCTCAATAACAAAACAACAAATCTCAAAATAGAGAAATAAAACAGTTAAGCTAGATTCAGTTAGCCAAGAAACCTAGAAAAATCAATTCATTAACTGTGGAAATCAATTTAATAGCCAGTCAAATATTATATTAGACCtttctcaaaaactaaaataaaataaaacatatatatatatatatatatttatacattatataattctaaaaatatatatagcgAGTTGATattgtaaaacaaaaacaaaaagaggttGGACGAAACGTCTGAAGCGCGTGAGAGGTTCCAATATCTCGTGTGGTTTTCCATATAAAGACAGTTCTAAAACCGAACCATCTTAACAAAAtcgcttctctctctctctttattgtTGCTTatccattctctctctcttccttatATCGATCCTCTCGAATTCGAGAACAGAGCCTTTTGATTCCAACCCTCTCTCCTGTTCTCAATTAGTGGGTCAAAAGAGGGATTCAAAAAATGACAGGCTTCTCTGTGTCTCTTATCGTGTCAAACTTATCAAACGTCGCCTCGTACCTATCTCCCATCTTCGAGACCATCCCGTCTAAGGTTGTTCCAGCGCAGATCGAGAAGGTTGTCTCTCTCGTCTCTCGCACCGGGAGAGATTTGCAGCGTTACGATAACGAAGGCTATCGTCAAGTCGTCGGGTACGTCAAACACGTGTTGAAAAGTTTTTCCACCTTTGACGTCACTCTCTATCTATCGCTGTTCATTTGGGaatctcatatttttttttaaatttggtcaAATCTCCGCAGATGCGTTCCGTACAGATACAAGAAACGACAAGGCAATGGAACCGAGACAAAAGAGATCGAACTTCTCCTTATCAGTGCTCAAAAGGGCAAAGGAATGTTATTCCCAAAAGGAGGTTGGGAGATTGATGAGTCTATGGAGGAAGCAGCTTTGAGAGAGACGATAGAGGAAGCTGGTGTAACGGGAGAGCTCGAGGAAAAGCTTGGGAAATGGCAATACAAGAGTAAAAGACAGAGCGTGATTCACGAAGGTTACATGTTTGCGTTGCTTGTTGACCAAGAGTATGAGCGGTGGCCTGAGGCGGAGACTAGACAACGGAGATGGGTTGGTTTGGATGAAGCGAGAGAGGTGTGTCAGAACTGGTGGATGAGAGAAGCTCTTGAAGTATTTGTTAACCTGAAGTGTAAGGCCGAGGAGGTTGAGATTGAAGCTAATGATGTTTAGAGGTTGGTGGAACAGAGCTTTTAGACTTAGTGTCCACAGggatcagaagaagaagcttactGGGGAGGATTCATTTGGTCACAGCATCTCTCTGTCTCTTGAGAGTTGTGGAAAAGTTTTGATTGTATGAAAATAAGATGTCAACTATATACTCCTAATTTTATTCAATCTTTTTGTATTTAATGATTCATTTATTCTTTGATTGTGAAGAAAATGCTAGtcattttcctcttttttttgtaCTATAAGCTTCTATAGGAACACATTTAGTGTAAGAAAGTAGATTTTTCTTCGAAAGACCACTATATTGTGAATAATCTATTACCGGATTACCATTAAACTGCATGGACTAAAACCTAAAACCTGATTTTAATTCAAAAGAGCTTGAATTCCGGAATAAGTGTTTTAGCACATCTCCAGATTTCACCTACCGATTGACTACAACAATGCGGGCAAAGTTAAGgttccttaaataaaacattttaataaactCAAATCAAATGTTTAGCTTCATGATCACACACACGTCTGATAATACTTAAGAATTGTACTGCAGAATCTTAGctttaattattattactagACTTCATGACCAGCGTCTCTAGTCTCTACTGTGAACCCACCACAATAGATTACTCAGAGAGTTTCCATCGTCAAACTCATGTAATCCTCGAATCTTCTGTAAAGCTTCATATTTGTCGTAAACACTTTCCAAAGCATAAACAAAGCCTTTCCAACCATCTTGAACGCCGTCTCTCTTCAACGCAGGCAAAGTCCACTTCACGAGCTGCTTCACGAATTTAACATCGGAGAAGAGGACTTCCGAAACGGGAGTCAACGGTAATAACTGTTGACCAAGCCGACACTCTTTCCACTCCTttattagggataaatgtcccacatcggatattggaagggatcctaaacaatatataagatagatgagtcactccacttagcaccaattggttttaggttggaagtccATCTAGcttaatatggtatcagagcccgatcCACGCAGTCCAATCCGATCCATTATCGATCCAGCCCAAAGTCGGCCCATCGATCCTTGCCCGAGCATTCCGAGATTGACGctcaaagagccatcatctcgagggggcgtattagggataaatgtcccacatcggatattggaagggatcctaaacaatatataagatagatgagtcactccacttagcaccaattggttttaggttggaagtccATCTAGCTTAATATCCTTATCACCGAACCATAGGCTACTGTCTCTCTTTGTTGACCATAATACCCCAACCAAACGATTCTTGGCAGTGAATTCTTTTGGGTATATCGTGTCATCTTCTTTCACCTGcacaccaaaaaaagaaaaacagtagGCAAATTTGATTACTAGCTACTATTCCAGCAATTTGGTTTGAATCTGGTTaacaaatatatgatatatcttatgttttggtttggttcattTCAGATTTCCGGTTTCGTCGAACCCAAAGCCGAACCGCAACGATCTAACAATTGCAAGTTGTAACAAAGAAAAATTAACCTGATCCAACTACAACAATtacataaccaaaaaaaaaaatagcttaAATCAAACCCATCAAC
This genomic window contains:
- the LOC103872594 gene encoding nudix hydrolase 4, which produces MTGFSVSLIVSNLSNVASYLSPIFETIPSKVVPAQIEKVVSLVSRTGRDLQRYDNEGYRQVVGCVPYRYKKRQGNGTETKEIELLLISAQKGKGMLFPKGGWEIDESMEEAALRETIEEAGVTGELEEKLGKWQYKSKRQSVIHEGYMFALLVDQEYERWPEAETRQRRWVGLDEAREVCQNWWMREALEVFVNLKCKAEEVEIEANDV